From the genome of Magnetococcales bacterium, one region includes:
- a CDS encoding response regulator transcription factor: protein MIRIFLAEDHQLVRDGLRRILAEDGEFIVTGEAGRGHAILSGLQSVPWDVLLLDITLPELNGMEVMTHILQIYPERKVLILTQHDDPLLAQRFLKAGASGYLTKNKAAAVLLQAIHKVASGTGRFMTPEIAEFLMDRHLNKGGEQPLHAALTDREYQVMRRIVAGESLSGIAAGMNLALSTVSTYRHRILAKMNLNNNAELVRYAVERGLMADL, encoded by the coding sequence ATGATTCGGATATTCCTCGCAGAAGATCATCAATTGGTTCGGGATGGATTGCGGCGTATTCTGGCGGAAGACGGCGAGTTCATCGTGACCGGTGAGGCCGGTCGGGGGCATGCGATTTTAAGCGGCCTCCAAAGTGTGCCTTGGGACGTGTTGCTGCTCGATATCACCCTGCCGGAACTGAATGGCATGGAGGTGATGACCCACATACTGCAGATCTATCCCGAACGGAAGGTCTTGATCCTGACCCAGCACGACGACCCCCTGCTGGCGCAACGCTTTCTCAAGGCGGGGGCCTCGGGGTACCTCACCAAGAACAAGGCGGCTGCGGTATTGTTGCAGGCCATCCACAAGGTGGCATCCGGCACCGGGCGTTTCATGACCCCCGAAATCGCTGAATTTCTCATGGACCGTCATCTCAATAAGGGCGGGGAACAACCCCTCCATGCCGCTCTCACCGATCGGGAATATCAGGTGATGCGGCGCATCGTGGCCGGGGAGTCCCTGTCGGGCATCGCCGCCGGCATGAATCTCGCCCTGAGTACCGTCAGCACCTATCGACATCGCATCCTCGCCAAGATGAACCTGAACAACAACGCCGAACTGGTGCGCTACGCCGTGGAGAGGGGATTGATGGCGGATTTGTGA
- a CDS encoding DUF3369 domain-containing protein translates to MTPGKSGPLFGAHPQRTGRVNEEGYETIPWRILLIDDDIEVHPLTELIFRNYTFEGRPLAFVSGFSGRDARRLIRDFPDTAVMLLDVMMETDSSGLDVVRYIRDEVKNSFVRIILRTGQAGQVPEAKVVEEYDINDYKDKSSLSHQMLITSMTSCLRSFRDLHILNSTREGLNKIILGAANFFEYRSLSQLASGILTQLVALISYDNGLSCNAATECFAATTKRGNLNIYAAYGLYEAHVGRPVAEVTPVEVMELVEAARSSRSSLFSAHHYLGYFTTQGGFENLIYLKGRRPLSKTDQDLINVFSVNIASAFENLFLNREVLNTQKSVTFTLGEVIEARSGDTGQHVRRVAESSRRLAALAKLPAREVDLLWMASPMHDLGKIGIPDHILNKPGRLDEAEWEVIRTHPDIGQRILSGSDQEVIRAGAIIASQHHEKWDGSGYPLGLAGERIHIFARITALVDVFDALAHIRPYKEAWPLERIVELFTRESGHHFDPRLMALFLENINEFLEIQQAFRDGVVIPGGVDPID, encoded by the coding sequence ATGACTCCGGGCAAATCCGGCCCCCTTTTCGGGGCGCATCCCCAAAGAACCGGGAGGGTGAACGAGGAGGGTTACGAGACGATCCCCTGGCGTATCCTGCTGATCGACGACGACATCGAGGTTCACCCCCTGACGGAGCTGATTTTTCGCAACTACACCTTCGAGGGGAGACCCCTGGCCTTCGTCAGCGGTTTTTCCGGTCGGGACGCCCGCCGGTTGATCCGGGATTTTCCCGATACGGCGGTCATGCTGCTGGACGTGATGATGGAGACCGACTCTTCCGGGTTGGATGTGGTGCGATACATCCGGGATGAGGTCAAGAACAGCTTCGTGCGCATCATTCTGCGCACCGGGCAGGCGGGACAAGTCCCCGAGGCCAAGGTGGTCGAGGAGTACGACATCAACGACTACAAGGACAAGTCGAGCCTGAGTCACCAGATGCTGATCACCTCCATGACCTCCTGCCTGCGCTCGTTCCGCGATCTGCACATCCTCAACAGCACCCGTGAAGGTCTCAACAAGATCATCCTGGGGGCGGCCAACTTTTTCGAATACCGTTCCCTCAGCCAACTCGCCTCCGGCATTCTGACCCAGCTGGTGGCGCTGATCAGTTACGACAACGGCCTCTCCTGCAACGCCGCCACGGAGTGTTTCGCGGCGACCACCAAACGGGGCAACCTGAATATCTATGCCGCTTACGGCCTCTATGAAGCCCATGTGGGGCGGCCGGTGGCGGAAGTGACCCCCGTCGAGGTCATGGAGTTGGTGGAGGCGGCGCGCTCAAGCCGATCCAGCCTCTTTTCGGCCCACCACTATCTGGGATACTTCACCACCCAGGGGGGCTTCGAGAACCTGATCTACCTGAAGGGGCGCCGCCCCCTGAGCAAGACCGATCAGGATCTGATCAACGTCTTTTCCGTCAATATCGCCTCCGCCTTCGAGAATCTCTTTCTCAACCGGGAGGTGCTCAACACGCAGAAGAGCGTGACCTTCACCCTGGGCGAGGTGATCGAGGCCCGCTCCGGGGATACCGGTCAGCATGTGCGTCGCGTGGCGGAGAGTTCCCGCCGCCTGGCCGCCCTGGCCAAACTGCCCGCCCGCGAGGTGGATCTGCTCTGGATGGCCTCCCCCATGCACGACCTGGGCAAGATCGGCATTCCGGACCACATTCTCAATAAACCCGGCAGGCTCGACGAGGCGGAGTGGGAGGTCATACGCACCCATCCCGACATCGGCCAACGCATTTTGTCGGGCAGCGATCAGGAGGTCATTCGCGCCGGAGCCATCATCGCCTCCCAGCACCATGAAAAATGGGACGGCAGCGGCTATCCCCTCGGGCTGGCGGGAGAGCGGATCCATATCTTCGCCCGCATTACCGCTCTGGTGGATGTCTTCGATGCCCTGGCCCACATCCGGCCCTACAAGGAGGCCTGGCCGCTGGAACGCATCGTCGAACTCTTCACCCGGGAGAGCGGCCACCACTTCGACCCCCGCCTGATGGCGCTGTTTCTGGAGAATATCAACGAATTCCTGGAGATTCAGCAGGCTTTCCGGGATGGCGTGGTGATTCCCGGTGGGGTGGATCCCATCGATTGA
- a CDS encoding thioredoxin family protein: MASIAPPGDFPDIATFEDDASLQRAVQRLSSDRFVLVIFTSEHCHVCRTLEKHLPWFGEYYRDEVSVILANPHRHAALAARHRIHGVPSLLVVRKGRILASEVGMDSRDHLKWLLKMAKKHYHAYEKEFQSAHHARWSTQAE, encoded by the coding sequence ATGGCCTCGATTGCTCCGCCCGGCGACTTTCCCGACATCGCCACCTTCGAAGACGACGCATCCCTGCAGAGGGCGGTACAGCGGTTGTCGAGCGACCGGTTCGTTCTGGTGATCTTCACTTCGGAGCATTGCCATGTCTGTCGCACCCTGGAAAAGCATCTGCCCTGGTTCGGCGAATACTATCGCGACGAAGTGAGCGTCATTCTGGCCAATCCCCACCGTCATGCCGCCCTCGCCGCCCGACATCGCATCCATGGCGTACCCAGCCTGCTGGTGGTGCGCAAGGGCCGCATTCTGGCCTCCGAAGTCGGCATGGACAGCCGTGATCATCTCAAATGGCTGCTCAAAATGGCCAAGAAGCACTACCATGCCTACGAAAAAGAGTTTCAATCCGCCCATCACGCCCGCTGGTCGACGCAAGCGGAGTGA